Proteins co-encoded in one Dyella japonica A8 genomic window:
- the purH gene encoding bifunctional phosphoribosylaminoimidazolecarboxamide formyltransferase/IMP cyclohydrolase, which yields MPASAVTPIRRALLSVSDKTGLIALGQRLHKAGVELLSTGGSAKALRDAGIPVKDVSEVTGFPEIMDGRVKTLHPKVHGGLLGRRGTDDAVMTQLDIAPIDLLVLNLYPFEQTVARADCTLEEAIENIDIGGPAMLRSAAKNWNDVGVLTSPDQYDEALAEIEAHGGLARATRFKLAVAAFNRVSNYDGAISDYLSALKLNDDHNAIAGRELFPAQTNGRFVKMMDLRYGENPHQQAAFYRDLYPAPGTLATFRQLQGKELSFNNIADSDAAWECVRSFTKPACVIVKHANPCGVAVSLDGIGRAYDLAYQTDPTSAFGGIIAFNRVVDAATAKAIVDRQFVEVVLAPGYEDDALKVFVKKTNVRVLEIPPPADGDLAKAHPGNDSRRVGSGLLIQTADRAMVKAEDLKIVTQRAPTPAEIDDLIFAWKVAKYVKSNAIVYAKNRQTIGVGAGQMSRVYSAKIAGIKAADEKLEVRGSVMASDAFFPFRDGIDAAAAAGISAVIQPGGSMRDAEVIAAADEHGMAMVFTGIRHFRH from the coding sequence ATGCCCGCCTCTGCCGTAACCCCCATTCGCCGCGCGCTGCTCAGCGTGTCGGACAAGACCGGACTGATCGCCCTGGGCCAGCGCCTGCACAAGGCCGGCGTGGAGCTGCTTTCCACCGGTGGCAGCGCCAAGGCGCTGCGCGACGCGGGCATTCCGGTAAAGGACGTGAGCGAAGTCACCGGCTTTCCCGAGATCATGGACGGCCGCGTCAAGACGCTGCACCCGAAGGTGCATGGCGGCCTGCTCGGCCGCCGCGGCACCGACGATGCCGTGATGACGCAGCTGGACATCGCGCCGATCGACCTCTTGGTGCTCAACCTCTATCCGTTCGAGCAGACGGTTGCACGTGCCGACTGCACGCTGGAAGAAGCCATCGAGAACATCGACATCGGCGGCCCGGCGATGCTGCGCTCGGCAGCGAAGAACTGGAACGACGTCGGCGTGCTCACCTCGCCCGACCAGTACGACGAAGCGCTGGCCGAAATCGAAGCGCACGGCGGCCTGGCCCGCGCCACGCGCTTCAAGCTCGCCGTTGCCGCGTTCAACCGCGTGTCGAACTACGACGGCGCGATCAGCGACTATCTTTCGGCGCTGAAGCTCAACGACGACCACAACGCCATCGCGGGCCGCGAGCTGTTCCCCGCGCAGACCAACGGTCGCTTCGTGAAGATGATGGACCTGCGCTACGGCGAGAATCCGCACCAGCAGGCCGCGTTCTACCGCGACCTGTATCCGGCGCCGGGCACGCTGGCCACCTTCCGTCAGCTGCAGGGCAAGGAACTGTCGTTCAACAACATCGCCGACTCCGACGCCGCCTGGGAATGCGTACGTAGTTTTACCAAGCCGGCCTGCGTGATCGTGAAGCACGCCAACCCCTGCGGCGTGGCGGTGAGCCTGGACGGCATCGGCCGCGCTTACGACCTCGCCTACCAGACCGACCCCACCTCGGCGTTCGGCGGCATCATCGCCTTCAACCGCGTCGTCGACGCGGCCACCGCAAAGGCCATCGTGGACCGCCAGTTCGTCGAAGTGGTGCTGGCCCCGGGCTATGAGGACGACGCGCTCAAGGTGTTCGTGAAGAAGACCAACGTGCGCGTGCTGGAAATCCCCCCGCCGGCCGATGGCGACCTGGCCAAGGCTCATCCGGGCAACGACTCGCGTCGCGTCGGTTCGGGCCTGCTGATCCAGACCGCCGACCGCGCGATGGTCAAGGCCGAAGACCTGAAGATCGTCACCCAGCGCGCGCCGACGCCGGCCGAGATCGACGACCTGATCTTCGCGTGGAAGGTGGCCAAGTACGTCAAGAGCAACGCCATCGTGTACGCGAAGAACCGCCAGACCATCGGCGTGGGCGCAGGCCAGATGAGCCGCGTGTACAGCGCGAAGATCGCCGGCATCAAGGCGGCAGACGAGAAGCTGGAAGTGCGCGGCTCGGTGATGGCTTCCGATGCGTTCTTCCCGTTCCGCGACGGTATTGATGCGGCGGCGGCCGCTGGCATCAGCGCGGTGATCCAGCCGGGTGGCTCGATGCGCGATGCGGAGGTGATTGCCGCTGCGGATGAGCATGGGATGGCGATGGTGTTTACGGGGATTCGTCATTTCAGGCATTGA
- a CDS encoding bile acid:sodium symporter family protein, with protein sequence MFLRRFLPDRFTCALIVTVLLASLLPCRGTAASVFNVLTDLAIALLFFLHGAKLSREAVVAGMTHWRLHLTVLGSTFVLFPLLGLLLRPLLQPLVTPALYLGVLFLCTLPSTVQSSIAFTSMARGNVPAAICSASASSLLGIFITPLLVGVMLESHGQSGLNWGSIGAIVLQLLVPFVAGQVAQRWIGRWVQRNRSVLSYVDQGSILLVVYTAFSAAVLQGLWKQIPLPVLGGLLVVNAVLLAIALLMTRYGSRALGFDREDEITIVFCGSKKSLASGVPMAKVLFAGHPLGTIVLPIMLFHQIQLMTCAVLARRYAARPVELRCDGVGEGAI encoded by the coding sequence ATGTTCCTGCGTCGCTTCCTGCCCGACCGTTTTACCTGCGCCCTGATCGTTACGGTGCTGCTGGCCAGCCTGCTGCCCTGTCGCGGCACTGCGGCCAGCGTGTTCAACGTGCTGACGGACCTGGCCATCGCGCTGCTGTTCTTCCTGCATGGTGCAAAGCTATCCCGCGAGGCGGTGGTGGCTGGCATGACGCACTGGCGCCTGCACCTGACGGTGCTGGGCAGCACCTTCGTGCTGTTCCCGTTGCTTGGCCTGCTGCTGCGCCCGCTGCTGCAACCGCTGGTGACGCCAGCGCTCTACCTGGGCGTGCTGTTCCTGTGCACGTTGCCGTCGACGGTGCAGTCGTCCATTGCCTTTACCTCGATGGCGCGCGGCAACGTGCCGGCGGCGATCTGCTCAGCGTCCGCATCTAGCCTGCTGGGCATCTTCATCACGCCACTGCTGGTGGGCGTGATGCTGGAATCGCACGGGCAGAGTGGCCTGAACTGGGGTTCCATCGGCGCCATCGTGTTGCAACTGCTGGTGCCGTTCGTGGCGGGACAAGTCGCCCAACGCTGGATTGGCCGCTGGGTACAGCGCAACCGCTCCGTGCTGTCCTACGTGGACCAGGGCTCGATCCTGCTGGTGGTCTACACGGCATTCAGTGCGGCGGTGCTGCAGGGTTTGTGGAAGCAGATTCCACTACCGGTGCTGGGCGGTTTGCTGGTGGTCAATGCGGTGTTGCTTGCCATCGCGCTGCTGATGACGCGATATGGCTCGCGTGCGCTGGGATTCGATCGCGAGGACGAGATCACCATCGTGTTCTGTGGTTCGAAGAAGAGCCTGGCCAGTGGTGTGCCGATGGCGAAGGTGCTGTTTGCGGGGCATCCATTGGGCACGATCGTGTTGCCGATCATGCTGTTCCATCAGATTCAGTTGATGACGTGCGCGGTGTTGGCGCGGAGGTATGCGGCGCGGCCGGTGGAGTTGAGGTGTGATGGGGTGGGGGAGGGGGCAATCTAG
- a CDS encoding LysR family transcriptional regulator, whose product MNISLRQLRAFLAVARQQHFRRAAESLHLSQPAVSRYIAELEAELGLRLFDRTTREVVPTDAGRYLESAIGRVLDELEGVLSHVHSESERKRGKVHVASVPTLSAGLMPRCIADCAVRYPELTIQLHDQAQTLVLDSVRGGEVDFGVAIDPPLTGEFDIEPLLRDPFVLVCRPDHSLARLDKVPWRKLQGQPLILLDYSSGSRRLIDHALASRGIEAHVVQQTGHTLTAFRMVEAGLGISVSPALAPPPDSLVTRPLTPQESREVVLIKRRQRSLSPLATLVWDQLQALTKH is encoded by the coding sequence ATGAATATCAGCCTGCGCCAGCTTCGCGCGTTTCTCGCCGTGGCCCGCCAGCAGCACTTTCGCCGCGCGGCGGAGAGCCTGCACCTGAGCCAGCCGGCGGTCAGTCGCTACATCGCCGAACTGGAAGCGGAGCTGGGGCTGCGCCTGTTTGACCGCACGACCCGCGAAGTCGTGCCCACCGATGCCGGCCGCTATCTGGAAAGCGCCATCGGCCGCGTGCTGGACGAGCTCGAGGGCGTGCTCTCGCACGTCCACTCGGAGAGCGAACGCAAGCGCGGCAAGGTACACGTGGCCTCCGTGCCCACGCTGTCGGCTGGCCTGATGCCCCGCTGCATCGCCGACTGCGCGGTGCGCTACCCGGAGCTCACTATCCAGCTGCATGACCAGGCACAGACCCTGGTGCTGGACAGCGTGCGCGGTGGCGAGGTGGATTTCGGCGTCGCCATCGATCCGCCGCTCACCGGCGAGTTCGACATCGAACCCCTGCTGCGCGACCCGTTCGTGCTGGTATGCCGTCCCGACCATTCGCTTGCCCGCCTGGACAAGGTGCCGTGGCGCAAGCTGCAGGGGCAGCCGCTGATCCTGCTTGATTACTCCTCCGGCAGTCGTCGCCTGATCGATCACGCGCTGGCCAGCCGCGGTATCGAAGCCCATGTCGTGCAGCAGACCGGCCACACGCTGACCGCGTTCCGCATGGTGGAGGCCGGGCTAGGCATCAGCGTAAGTCCCGCGCTGGCACCACCGCCGGATTCACTGGTCACCCGGCCGCTGACGCCGCAAGAGAGTCGCGAGGTGGTGCTGATCAAACGCCGGCAGCGCTCGCTGTCGCCATTGGCCACGCTCGTGTGGGATCAGCTGCAAGCGCTGACCAAGCACTAA
- a CDS encoding glutathione S-transferase has translation MRYELYYWTGIQGRGEFVRLALEDAGADYRDVAREQGDQAIMPFLRGEHPGALPFAPPFLRAGRQLIAQTANILAFLAPRHGLVPTSATSQTYAMQLQQTISDVVAEAHDTHHPISVEQYYDQQRVEARKRAAAFRSERMPKYLGYFERVLERGDGRHAIGRRHSYVDLSLFQLMSGLEYAFPNTMKGLRRRTTRLRSLSDRVAERPNIAAYLASPRRIPFNEDGIFRHYPELDENQNTSV, from the coding sequence ATGCGCTACGAGCTTTACTACTGGACGGGCATCCAGGGCCGCGGCGAATTCGTCCGCCTCGCCCTGGAGGACGCGGGAGCCGACTACCGCGACGTCGCGCGCGAGCAAGGCGACCAGGCCATCATGCCGTTCCTGCGCGGTGAGCATCCTGGCGCACTGCCGTTTGCCCCTCCCTTCCTGCGCGCGGGCCGGCAACTGATCGCGCAGACCGCGAACATCCTCGCGTTTCTCGCGCCCCGGCACGGACTGGTACCAACCTCCGCTACCAGCCAGACCTATGCCATGCAGCTGCAGCAGACCATCAGCGACGTGGTGGCCGAAGCACACGACACACATCACCCCATCTCGGTCGAGCAGTACTACGACCAGCAACGCGTCGAGGCACGCAAGCGCGCGGCTGCCTTCCGCAGCGAGCGCATGCCGAAATACCTGGGCTATTTCGAGCGGGTGCTGGAACGTGGCGATGGGCGCCATGCCATCGGGCGCCGGCATTCGTACGTGGACTTGTCGCTGTTCCAGCTGATGTCGGGACTGGAGTACGCGTTCCCCAACACCATGAAAGGGCTGCGCCGGCGCACGACCCGGCTGCGCTCGCTAAGCGACCGCGTGGCGGAAAGACCGAATATCGCTGCCTACCTGGCGTCGCCGCGCCGCATCCCGTTCAACGAGGACGGCATCTTCCGCCACTACCCGGAACTGGATGAAAACCAGAACACCTCTGTTTAG
- a CDS encoding EamA family transporter: MNLRESWLLFALGSAFFAALTALFGKMGVAGINSNLATFIRTIVILLVTAGILSLRNEWARPTGLPVSSWVFLVLSGIATGLSWLCYYRALQLGPVSKVAPIDKLSVAMAIVLGVLLLGEQLSWSLAIGGGLIVAGAIVIAVF; the protein is encoded by the coding sequence ATGAACCTGCGCGAGAGCTGGCTGCTCTTCGCCCTGGGCTCGGCGTTCTTCGCCGCGCTGACGGCACTGTTCGGCAAGATGGGCGTGGCGGGAATCAACTCCAACCTCGCCACCTTCATCCGCACCATCGTGATCCTGCTGGTCACCGCGGGCATCCTCAGCCTGCGGAACGAGTGGGCCCGCCCCACTGGTTTGCCGGTCAGCAGCTGGGTATTCCTGGTGCTGTCCGGCATCGCCACGGGACTCTCGTGGCTCTGCTATTACCGCGCCCTGCAACTGGGACCGGTAAGCAAGGTGGCGCCGATCGACAAGCTCAGCGTGGCCATGGCCATCGTGCTTGGCGTGCTGCTGCTGGGTGAACAGCTCAGCTGGTCGCTGGCCATCGGCGGCGGGCTCATCGTCGCCGGGGCCATTGTCATCGCGGTGTTCTAA
- a CDS encoding DUF2782 domain-containing protein: MKPVVMFAVLGVAVATNALAQSSANQFPPAPPPPGMNDPGVKAVTPPPAPAPVAPKAAKSAKSTSGKVSADTEATLSQPATSTPATSDAQPRDANGNAPPQVRVRTEGDQTIQEYSRSGQVYMVIVTPKGGIPQTYMVDQKGAWTNQAGEPVKPVMYKVMEWGKSRPANDQDNGG; encoded by the coding sequence ATGAAACCCGTTGTCATGTTTGCAGTTCTTGGTGTGGCCGTCGCAACGAATGCGCTTGCCCAGTCGTCCGCCAACCAGTTCCCGCCGGCACCGCCGCCGCCGGGCATGAATGATCCCGGGGTGAAGGCCGTGACCCCGCCGCCGGCACCGGCGCCCGTCGCTCCCAAGGCGGCCAAGTCCGCCAAGTCCACGTCGGGCAAAGTCTCGGCCGATACCGAGGCCACCCTGAGCCAGCCGGCCACGTCCACGCCCGCCACGTCCGATGCGCAGCCGCGCGACGCCAACGGCAATGCGCCGCCGCAGGTCCGCGTGCGCACCGAGGGCGACCAGACCATCCAGGAATACAGCCGCAGCGGTCAGGTCTACATGGTGATCGTGACGCCCAAGGGCGGTATTCCGCAGACCTATATGGTCGACCAGAAGGGCGCATGGACGAACCAGGCCGGCGAGCCGGTGAAGCCGGTCATGTACAAGGTCATGGAGTGGGGCAAGAGCCGCCCGGCGAATGACCAGGACAACGGCGGCTGA
- the polA gene encoding DNA polymerase I produces MAKLILIDGSSYLYRAFHALPPLSNAQGEPTGALFGVVNMLRAALKAKPDYVAFVSDAPGPTFRNQLYDQYKANRPPMPDDLRAQVEPMLAIVGALGFPILRVGGVEADDVIGTLALQAHAQGIEVEVSTGDKDLAQLVRPGVHLVNTMTNTTMDNAGVMEKFGVEPSQIVDYLSLTGDTVDNVPGVPKCGPKTAAKWLAEYGTLDNLMANADKVGGKIGESLRAALPQLPLSRELVTIKTDVPLDQSVTELTFRERHVDQLRELYTRYEFKAALKDLDAESAAAPVRDTHSPGTSTEASRAQGALPQKSSDAPELSMAGQYELVTTQAQFDAWMAKIATAPLVSFDTETTSIDSMQADIVGLSLSVEPGHACYVPLAHDYPGAPAQLSREHVLATLKPFFEDASRPKMGQHAKYDINILSNYGIRLAGLQHDSMLESYVWNATATRHDMDSLAKKYLDVDTIKYEQVAGKGAKQIPFSQVDVDTACRYAAEDADITLRLHHALWPKLETVPSLRSVYENIEIPLIPVLASMEQRGVLIDVNELRMQSQQLGKRMLELQQEAWKGAGHEFNLDSPKQLQAVLFDELGLPIKVKTPTGQPSTNEEALEAIADDHALPRLILDYRGLAKLRSTYTDKLAEMVNPRTGRVHTSYHQGSVATGRVSSSDPNLQNIPIRTDEGRRIRQAFVAPEGWVVLAADYSQIELRIMAHLSGDEGLLKAFHEGGDVHRATAAEVFGLKPEEVSANQRRAAKAINFGLMYGMSAFGLARQLGVDRGEASDYMARYFSRYPGVHAFMEATRQQAHRDGYVETLFGRRLYLENLTSRNQALRAGAERAAVNAPMQGTAADIIKRAMITVHDWLGTRNDDAHMLMQVHDELVFEVRKEVVDEVRAGVIERMSGAAKLSVPLLVEAGVGKNWDEAH; encoded by the coding sequence ATGGCCAAACTCATCCTGATCGACGGTTCCTCTTACCTTTACCGCGCCTTCCATGCGCTCCCGCCGCTATCCAACGCGCAAGGCGAGCCCACCGGCGCCTTGTTCGGCGTGGTGAACATGCTGCGCGCGGCGCTCAAGGCGAAACCCGATTATGTGGCCTTCGTCAGCGATGCGCCGGGCCCCACGTTCCGCAACCAGCTCTACGATCAGTACAAGGCGAATCGCCCGCCGATGCCGGACGACCTGCGCGCGCAGGTGGAGCCGATGCTCGCCATCGTCGGCGCGCTGGGCTTCCCGATCCTGCGCGTCGGCGGCGTGGAGGCAGACGACGTGATCGGCACGCTCGCCCTGCAGGCGCACGCGCAAGGCATCGAGGTGGAGGTATCCACCGGCGACAAGGACCTCGCGCAGCTGGTGCGTCCTGGCGTGCACCTGGTCAACACGATGACCAACACGACGATGGACAATGCCGGCGTGATGGAGAAGTTCGGCGTCGAGCCGTCGCAGATCGTGGATTACCTGTCGCTCACCGGCGACACCGTCGACAACGTGCCGGGCGTGCCCAAGTGCGGCCCCAAGACGGCAGCCAAATGGCTGGCCGAGTACGGCACGCTCGATAACCTGATGGCCAACGCCGACAAGGTCGGCGGCAAGATCGGCGAGAGCCTGCGCGCCGCGCTGCCGCAACTGCCGCTGTCGCGCGAACTGGTGACCATCAAGACCGACGTGCCGCTGGACCAGTCGGTCACCGAACTGACGTTCCGCGAACGCCACGTTGATCAGTTGCGCGAGCTTTACACGCGCTATGAGTTCAAGGCGGCGCTGAAGGATCTGGACGCCGAATCGGCCGCAGCCCCTGTGCGCGACACGCACTCGCCGGGCACCTCTACTGAGGCCAGTCGCGCACAGGGTGCGCTCCCACAGAAAAGCAGTGACGCGCCGGAGCTTTCCATGGCCGGCCAGTACGAACTGGTCACCACGCAGGCACAGTTCGATGCGTGGATGGCGAAGATCGCCACCGCACCACTGGTGTCGTTCGACACCGAAACCACTTCCATCGACTCGATGCAGGCGGACATCGTGGGCCTCAGCCTGTCGGTGGAACCGGGCCACGCGTGCTATGTGCCGCTGGCGCATGATTATCCCGGCGCACCCGCGCAGCTTTCGCGCGAGCACGTGCTCGCCACGCTCAAGCCGTTCTTTGAGGACGCCAGCCGCCCGAAGATGGGCCAGCACGCCAAGTACGACATCAACATCCTGTCCAACTACGGCATCCGCCTGGCTGGCCTCCAGCATGATTCGATGCTGGAGTCCTACGTGTGGAACGCCACGGCGACGCGCCACGACATGGATTCGCTGGCGAAGAAATACCTCGACGTCGACACCATCAAGTACGAGCAGGTGGCCGGCAAGGGCGCCAAGCAGATTCCGTTCTCCCAGGTGGATGTGGACACCGCCTGCCGCTACGCCGCCGAGGACGCGGACATCACCCTGCGCCTGCACCACGCCCTGTGGCCCAAGCTGGAAACCGTGCCCTCGCTGCGCTCGGTGTACGAGAACATCGAGATTCCGCTGATCCCCGTGCTGGCATCCATGGAGCAGCGCGGTGTGCTGATCGACGTCAACGAACTGCGCATGCAGAGCCAGCAACTTGGCAAGCGCATGCTGGAGCTGCAGCAGGAAGCCTGGAAGGGCGCGGGCCACGAGTTCAACCTCGATTCGCCCAAGCAGCTGCAGGCCGTGCTGTTCGACGAGCTGGGCCTGCCCATCAAGGTGAAGACGCCCACGGGCCAGCCCTCGACCAACGAAGAAGCCCTGGAAGCAATCGCCGACGACCACGCGCTGCCGCGTTTGATCCTCGACTACCGCGGTCTGGCCAAGCTGCGCTCGACGTATACGGACAAGCTGGCGGAGATGGTCAACCCGCGCACCGGCCGCGTGCACACCAGCTACCACCAGGGCTCGGTGGCGACGGGGCGCGTGTCCTCATCCGACCCGAACCTGCAGAACATCCCCATCCGCACCGACGAGGGCCGGCGCATCCGCCAGGCCTTCGTGGCGCCGGAGGGCTGGGTGGTGCTGGCGGCCGACTACTCGCAGATCGAACTGCGCATCATGGCGCACCTGTCCGGCGACGAAGGCCTGCTCAAGGCCTTCCACGAAGGCGGCGACGTGCATCGAGCCACCGCCGCCGAGGTGTTCGGGCTCAAGCCGGAAGAAGTCAGCGCGAATCAGCGCCGTGCCGCCAAGGCCATCAACTTCGGCCTGATGTACGGCATGAGCGCGTTTGGCCTGGCCCGCCAGCTGGGCGTGGATCGCGGCGAGGCCAGCGATTACATGGCCCGCTATTTCTCACGCTATCCGGGCGTGCACGCCTTCATGGAGGCCACCCGCCAGCAGGCCCACCGGGATGGCTACGTGGAAACCCTGTTCGGCCGCCGCCTGTATCTGGAAAACCTCACCTCGCGCAACCAGGCCCTGCGCGCCGGCGCCGAGCGCGCCGCGGTCAACGCGCCCATGCAGGGTACGGCGGCCGACATCATCAAGCGCGCCATGATCACCGTTCACGACTGGCTGGGTACACGCAACGACGACGCCCACAT